One part of the Planctomycetota bacterium genome encodes these proteins:
- the rimI gene encoding ribosomal protein S18-alanine N-acetyltransferase: protein MSAMGSFLRRVRAALGHRGLPQLLAGDVRVRRMGYRDLRAVVAIENASFRGPWRPNSYARAVADAHHSFFVAEVNSEIVGYAGMWVEGHQAHIAKVAVREEHRRRGIGTLLLRHLLDHARRLGLSQAYLEVRRGNLEAQDLYRRFGFRFERVQPNAYPDDGEDALIFVLRGLLDIKPAS, encoded by the coding sequence ATGAGTGCGATGGGTTCGTTCCTGCGCCGCGTGCGGGCGGCCTTGGGCCATCGAGGGCTGCCGCAGCTTCTCGCGGGCGATGTGCGCGTGCGGCGCATGGGCTACCGCGACCTGCGCGCCGTGGTGGCCATCGAGAACGCCTCGTTCCGGGGGCCGTGGCGGCCCAACTCCTATGCGCGCGCCGTGGCCGACGCCCACCACAGCTTCTTCGTGGCCGAGGTGAACAGCGAGATCGTGGGCTATGCGGGCATGTGGGTGGAGGGCCATCAGGCCCACATCGCCAAGGTCGCCGTCCGCGAGGAACACCGCCGCCGCGGCATCGGCACCCTGCTGTTGCGCCACCTGCTCGACCACGCCCGGCGCCTGGGCCTGTCGCAGGCCTATCTGGAGGTCCGCCGGGGCAATCTCGAGGCCCAGGACCTCTACCGCCGCTTCGGCTTCCGCTTCGAGCGGGTGCAGCCCAACGCCTACCCGGATGACGGAGAGGACGCGTTGATCTTCGTGCTGCGTGGCCTGTTGGACATCAAGCCAGCTTCCTGA